The genomic segment tcagcagccattgtacagcggcggtgaaaccagctgaccaaatgtgctggaattCTGCTTAGGTTGCTAAGTAACCGGGCTGGGCTTgtttggggttgctaggtaatggcaCACTGCCCATGGAatgtaaacattaatttattggaAGTAGAAAAATGTGAGGGCGCTgtacagtggtgcagttggtagagctgttgccttgcagcaagaaggtcttgggtttgattcccggcccggggtctttctgcatggagtttgcatgtttgcttTAACACGATATGACGTGTCAAAATGGCTAAAGTAGCTTTGAGTTTCTGATCACCTGTGTAGCTGGCATGTCTTTGAACGGCACATGTCCATTGGCTAATTCACAGGCCATGATGCCCAGGCTGTAGATGTCTGATCGAAAGTCGTATCCCTGCAGATTCtgggaaaaacaataaaaatatttgctgataAGACAGACACACAGGGTCGCAGTATGTTTTGATGCTCCATACCTGCTGTAGGACTTCAGGGCTCAGCCAAGGCAGCACCTTCACACTGTACTGAGGGAAGTCATGAACCATTTTGGCCCTTTGGCCGTTACGGATGAGGCTGAAAATACTCCGCAGACCGGACATGCAGACTTGTCCGTCTGCAGATATCAGAACATGGCTGGCCTTCACACTCCTACATGAGCAAAACgataaaaaaatacaccatCAGTCAAATCCAAATGCATAGTTTAATTAATATCATCgtcttcatgagactgtcttGGGAAAACAGagcgtcttcagtcagaggcttcttcagattcgcTGTCATACAGACTGCTAAGGAGGTCTTTCCTGCCAACCAACAGCCATCACTGTCTATCATAACTCTATGAAgaatctgaaatgaaatgataatTTACCTTTGGGAtccataaagtatttttgaatttgaactgaatttcaCTACTACTATCTCAATTATGTAGtcagacataaaataaaactttccacGAATTTAACTCGTccaaaatgttataaaaacaaacaggtaGGACTGTTTTGATAATAAATTtagctggatgataaattatcccagtaattattgcgataaattatcatattttgtttttggactaaTTTACTGTGactggcataataatgcaagtttgccATCTCAGAGACCAATAAAACACtccacactggaactggaagatatttaaatattcaaaataaaacacaactaaaaataataaagcagagatttttattttttatttaccaaaatcataaataaaatgggttataaagtctctgtaaacaaaattgtcctttaaaaaacaatcaaagggAAATTatggagctcattttaatttattatgcaattaattaatttattcttgcGACAGACTAATAAGACaagcagaaagaaatattgAGAATACAATCAAAACTAGCTAAGAATATTAatgacacaaagaaagaaaataaagtaaaaacagcttttattcttccagaaaggggaaattcaggtgtagGTTCACACGAAAAGTTCTTAAagtgattaaaataatatgtaaataaataagattaacaataacaacaataacaaaatatggTACAAGACtataacagaaaatacagtgCGGTTTCTAGAGATAGGGTTATCTTTTTCACATATATCAGTTAATCTTACCTGTGTACATATCCCATGTGATGGATGTATTCAAGAGCTTTCAGCATGCCGAGCAAAATGTACGCAATGGTGAGTTCACCCATCCCATCCGAAAAATGAGTGCAGATGAGATCTCTAGCTGAACCTGCAAGGTCAAGTAATAATGAAGATAAGAGAATCTCCTGCGTTAGATTTAACAGGGGAAGAAATtgtgagtgtttctgtttttgtaccaTAAGCCATGAATGGTGTGATGACCCAAAGCTCGTTTTCTGCTATAAAGACGCTTCTGTACGGCAGAATGCTGGGGTGATGAAACAACTTTGACACATGTAGCTCACCCTAGtgaaaagaggagagaaaagactAGAAATTAGCAGGGAAAATTatattagacagaaaaaaaaaacaactttccttCAAATACACCAAATCGTTaatattaatttcttaatattgatcaaaaaagtttgagttctactggaagattattttacGTATAACATGGGAGAACTGTCTTGCtatgtaagtgaaataatctgccaatggaactagaactgggttgctaggtaacggcttggccttggctggggttgctaggtaacggcgccagtggaactagaactttatCACCAATATTATCGAATTATTGCATTAAATCAAGCTccaatatttttgcttaaaagttacttgcaaaaaaaaaatcttggacGGGCTTTTGTTACTCCTTGTTATACTTCCACTGTGTTGGAAGTTGAACTGTACAATGTAATTGTAACGTGCCTTTCcaaataaaaggttaaataaaaaaaaaaaaaaaagttacttgcacttaaaataagatataTGTTcaagaaactggacaaaaatactcggtaagattttgtgtttttgcagcgttgACAAAACTGTAGAGCGCTGTGAAAATCTAACTGCCaccttttggtttttttccccctcacacttaaatgttttcaaatcatccaacaaattttaaaatcagacaaattaaTCAGAGTATGTAACATAGgtagttttcaaatgataaacTAGTGTAATAAGGGGGAAAAGTAGTCCAAATCAGCATGATTctgtgtgaaaatataaatttactaCTTCAATAGCCACCAAAATCCTGTaaaattaagatgtttttttaaattgaacttgTCTAACAATAGTGCCAATAGTTGTCTGCTAATAGTTTTGGACAGctttttcaaatgaaacaaagattaaatttaaataaatatttcttttgtattaAACTTTGATGATCTGCAACATTTAagtgaataaatgtttattcataCCACAGCAGCTAAAATAATAACTCCCAATAAATCAGAGTTAGAAATGATTCTTAAACAGAAGGAGGATGCAGACCTGCAGGTAGGTCACCATATCGTTGGTGCATGACTCCAAGTCGATTCGACGAATGGCCACATGCTCTCCAGTGGGTTTGTAACGAGCCAGATTCACAGTCATCAGGTCGTCCAAGCCTTTTCCTAACAACCAAAAACATGCTTCAGTATAAAAATAGGATGGAAACTTATCTTTGAGTTCAACATTTATCCACATAGCtccatttataaatataaaaatacactaaaaaaatctagaaaaggaataaaaaattaactaatCCTCATGAGGCATAAAATAATCggaaaatgtttacaacaaatgttttatctgGTTATATCACAACTATATTCTGATAATCTTCCAACTTTATACTGAtattattacgactttattctggtaatctGCCGACTTTATACTTGTAGTGTTCTAACTTTCttcttgtaattaaaaacaaaaaccaaatcaCAGTTTGGCCCTAATATTCTGTCGtggagttgacctgaattcaaagtccaaataaacagaaactatgaaacatatttgtcaaacaaaatggcCGCCCTAGGTGTGCTGACATCACTCGTTGCTATGGAACCGCAAGGAATTaatagaggagaaaaaaaaaaaatctacatttttcaaaaaagtgcataatattaataatgacaAATGACATCTTTAGcccaatattaaaaataaaacagtttgttattacaaattaaacaaaacaaaagcactaATAAGCTAGAACAGAattagaaaagcaaacaaatgcaTGACTCCAATGCAAATACTGTATGCATTAACAAAAgtgatttggttgtttttgtagAGAAATTACCCATCAAAAATCTGTTGAAACTGTTCatgctaaaacataaaaagtgcataaatgtcagcttttttttttaccgatGACAGTGAGCAGCTCGTATGAGCCGCTGTCTGGCAGGAAGGAGCTCATTGTGTCTTGGCGTGGCAGCGAGCTCAAACTCTCCTCACTGTCCTCATGGGGCTGGAGAGGAAAAACCAATCAACACGAAACTCTGAATTCAGCTTCATCAGTCTCAGATAAAACCCTTAAACCatcacaaaacaacagaaaagacCAATCTGTGGTACTACAGTGTTAGGCAGACAGACAACACTAGTggatttaaaacattagtaaCAACATCCATCATATCCAGTGAGCACAAGTCTGACTTAAAggtcaaataattaaaaatataataacagtTCCACTTTCAGATCTACAGTGTTTCACTGCCAAAGCTTGGAAATAAACTTAGAAGCAGTATCTCATTTTAACTAGATTTAAGTCTcattaatatcaaaatatattctctttaagataaaaaaggttgtaaagGTAAAACAGCAACATCTTCTGGGATTTTTGGAAGTCGTCTAGAAGAAACGGGGTAAGAAGGAGAATTATGGCGAGTTAAGTTAAGGATTTTTAACAAGAGGAGCAAATTTTTACATCTTATTAAACAAGAAACCTTCTCGCAATAATGAGATATAAAACTAATCTCAATTAAATGAGcacatttctcattttagcAAGTTCTAAACCTCATTTGAGTGAGATGAACTATCATTCTAACAagaaatgttataattttaGTCTcgttaaaacaataaatcccgATATAACAAGAaggttttctcattttcaacaaGAAAGTTCCTAAACTTCTCATAActaagacattttttgtttcaacaaGAAACTCTCATTAAATTGATAGTTTTTCATGTTAAACGATTTGCATCTCCTGTTAGTGagaaaagatcattttaatgagaaaccTTCTCGTAATAACAAGATTCAAActtgttaaaatgagaaatgttatcttaacatttctcattttaaaaaagaaagaaatgttaaaatttctaaaataaaattttagtaaattcattttctaaaattcaAATTCTAAAGTTATCTCATTTTAGCTTTCTAATTAAAATGCgaatggttttaatttttaattacaaaCTTTGTCATTAAAAGCAACCAAAAGCATTGGTTTGTCATTAGaagcaaaatacattaaaatgaaaaacttttttaaagaagtctTTCATCTCTTTTTAGCAACAAAACTCTCACTTTTTAACATCAAACTTTCTCGTTAAAACAAGACGCTA from the Gambusia affinis linkage group LG19, SWU_Gaff_1.0, whole genome shotgun sequence genome contains:
- the strada gene encoding STE20-related kinase adapter protein alpha isoform X2, which codes for MSSFLPDSGSYELLTVIGKGLDDLMTVNLARYKPTGEHVAIRRIDLESCTNDMVTYLQGELHVSKLFHHPSILPYRSVFIAENELWVITPFMAYGSARDLICTHFSDGMGELTIAYILLGMLKALEYIHHMGYVHRSVKASHVLISADGQVCMSGLRSIFSLIRNGQRAKMVHDFPQYSVKVLPWLSPEVLQQNLQGYDFRSDIYSLGIMACELANGHVPFKDMPATQMLLEKLNGTVPCLLDTSTIPPEELSLKPSRSAADSGICEGPRAGGLRHSNGEPSSSSGGHPYNRTFSPQFHNFVELCLQRDPENRPSAATLIGHPFFKQIKRRPAEALPELLQPVSPITCFENSGPQDSVSGLASLESGLSYLEVDDWDF
- the strada gene encoding STE20-related kinase adapter protein alpha isoform X1 — translated: MSFLRWVTEKLSVESLRDLELFGEQAQGFSHRKPHEDSEESLSSLPRQDTMSSFLPDSGSYELLTVIGKGLDDLMTVNLARYKPTGEHVAIRRIDLESCTNDMVTYLQGELHVSKLFHHPSILPYRSVFIAENELWVITPFMAYGSARDLICTHFSDGMGELTIAYILLGMLKALEYIHHMGYVHRSVKASHVLISADGQVCMSGLRSIFSLIRNGQRAKMVHDFPQYSVKVLPWLSPEVLQQNLQGYDFRSDIYSLGIMACELANGHVPFKDMPATQMLLEKLNGTVPCLLDTSTIPPEELSLKPSRSAADSGICEGPRAGGLRHSNGEPSSSSGGHPYNRTFSPQFHNFVELCLQRDPENRPSAATLIGHPFFKQIKRRPAEALPELLQPVSPITCFENSGPQDSVSGLASLESGLSYLEVDDWDF